The DNA region GTCCGTGCAGAAGGAGATCCCCTTCGGCGCCTCCGATCCCACCGTCACGATACTTCTCGAGAAGGAGTTCGACATGACGGTGCTGCTGGCCGGGCTGATCGGGCTAGTGGCCCTGGGCGTAGTCTTTGTCGGTGTGCGGAAGGTCTACGGGGACAGGAGAGGGAAGCGGCCCCGGCGGAGGCTCGGTTGACGGGAAGGGGTGTGGATCGTAAACAGCTACGAATTTTTATATTTAATTCCTTTTTTAAATATTAAAGTAATATCCTGCTTTGATACACGATTCGAGTTCAAATTACATGGGAAATATAGTTACAGTCGAGTATTTGGAAAATAATTAATTTATCATATGCAAATCTATAAGTATAGGTTTGGCTGAATATATCCGTATACTGGAAGGTGGGAGATGTGTCCAACAAAAATTGGTTGTGGATATCAATTGGATTGTTGATTTTGATTGGCTCTGCCTCAGCAATTGATGTCAACCCGAGCAAATTCTCAGTAAAAGCGGATGGCATGGATGAAATCGGAATCACTGTATCGGGTCTTCCGGCAGAACAGGTGAAGGTTCATTTTCAAATAATGCCCACGTCAACAGGTAATGGAACCTTTTCGAAGAACGATATAACCTCATCCGGAAGCAATGTAGTAACCTATTTCAAGGGCACGACATCCGGAGATGTAATAATTGATACGCGCGTCAATTTTCTCAACGGCACATTGCTCGAGAACAAATCAATAACTGTGCATGTTCTATCCGGCGATGCCTACCGGATCTCAAGAGTTATCTATCAGCAAGAAGTTGAAGTGAATTCAACAACTTCTATCGCCGTTCGAATAGTTGACAAATTCAATAACGGGATTGAGAACGAAATTATTTCATTTTCAGTTTCATCCCCCGAAAATCAAGCAAAATTAATTGGAACCAATCCAACAAAAACAAACTCAACTGGTTATGCTGTAATCGACCTGATGGCTGGAACTAGAGCGGGTGACAATATAGTCTGGATCAATCCCAGCAATCCTGCCCTTTCAGACTATTGGATTGACATCGTCGGTATAGGTTCTCGAATTCCATACTATATTTACCAAGAGTGTGATAGATCGGGAGATCCATACCCTCTCATTCCAGCGGATGGATATAGCAGGGTAACAATCACTTATAAACTGGAGGACTT from Methanomicrobiales archaeon includes:
- a CDS encoding carboxypeptidase-like regulatory domain-containing protein, which gives rise to NSQANVRIVVEDADHHILSGAAVSIDGTAAGTTNELGSYTIPLRTAATYNFTAALDGYRTASVQKEIPFGASDPTVTILLEKEFDMTVLLAGLIGLVALGVVFVGVRKVYGDRRGKRPRRRLG